The following proteins are co-located in the Paenibacillus sp. FSL H8-0079 genome:
- the truB gene encoding tRNA pseudouridine(55) synthase TruB: MVKPFEGVLPVYKPAGFTSHDVVAKMRRILKMKRIGHTGTLDPQVTGVLPLCLGRATRVVEYMQELPKEYLATLRLGLSTDTEDMTGEVIERAETTVEVTQEQVQQVLEQFLGTISQVPPMYSAVKVDGKRLYELAREGKTVERKSREVTIYELELTGIETQGETTDISFRALCSKGTYIRTLCVDIGRQLGYPSTMVRLERTISAGISADRCLRIEEVEQLMADGTLAEALIPVDEAIASIPSHKVGEEQTKGALQGQKLSARLLEPPVEQPGLLRLYAQDGTFLGIFERDELKPTVRAVKVFLPE; encoded by the coding sequence ATGGTAAAGCCCTTTGAAGGTGTACTTCCGGTATATAAACCGGCGGGATTTACTTCTCATGATGTTGTAGCCAAAATGCGTCGCATTCTCAAGATGAAGCGCATTGGGCATACTGGCACACTGGACCCACAAGTTACAGGCGTTCTGCCGCTCTGTCTTGGACGGGCGACACGCGTGGTAGAGTATATGCAGGAGCTTCCAAAGGAATATCTGGCTACGCTCAGATTGGGACTGTCTACTGATACAGAGGATATGACAGGGGAAGTCATTGAGCGGGCTGAAACGACTGTGGAAGTAACACAGGAACAGGTTCAACAGGTGCTAGAGCAGTTCCTGGGCACGATCTCTCAAGTGCCACCCATGTATTCTGCGGTAAAGGTAGACGGTAAACGTCTCTATGAGCTTGCTCGTGAAGGAAAAACGGTAGAGCGTAAGAGCCGTGAGGTCACAATCTATGAGCTTGAGCTTACAGGGATTGAGACTCAGGGTGAAACCACCGATATATCCTTCCGGGCCTTGTGTTCAAAAGGTACCTATATTCGGACGTTGTGTGTAGACATCGGCCGACAACTCGGATATCCATCGACCATGGTTCGACTCGAGCGTACGATCTCGGCAGGTATCTCTGCAGATCGTTGTCTTCGTATTGAAGAAGTGGAACAACTTATGGCCGATGGGACTTTGGCTGAGGCGCTGATTCCTGTTGACGAGGCTATTGCGTCGATTCCATCCCACAAGGTTGGAGAAGAACAGACCAAAGGAGCACTTCAAGGTCAGAAACTGTCTGCACGTCTTCTGGAACCGCCTGTAGAGCAACCTGGTTTGCTGCGGTTGTATGCTCAGGATGGTACGTTTCTGGGGATATTTGAACGGGATGAACTAAAACCAACGGTGAGGGCAGTTAAAGTCTTTTTGCCGGAATAA
- a CDS encoding bifunctional riboflavin kinase/FAD synthetase, producing the protein MLTYPQTLHSTELSTLPQVLAIGQFDGLHLGHASVILSAVRIARETGMQAAVMTFHPHPKEVMRKGDYEGYLTPLRDKEDILAGMGVDVLYVVEFNENFSRLTPQQFVHDLLIPLQTRTAVVGFDFRFGHKGAGDEQLLRTLGEGEMTVETVPPFLLNGEKVSSSLIRGLLKRGEMDEASQWLGRPYSIRGTVIHGEKRGRTIGFPTANLELTDHYVTPSKGVYAVRVQHGEQELHGVMNLGVKPTFHESGMKPTFEVHLLDFDGHLYDQELKVELVHYIRAERKFDSIDALISQIREDALTAGRLLS; encoded by the coding sequence ATGCTAACCTATCCGCAGACGTTACATTCGACTGAGCTGAGCACACTTCCCCAAGTGCTCGCGATTGGTCAATTCGACGGACTGCATCTCGGACATGCAAGTGTCATTTTATCAGCTGTCCGCATTGCGCGGGAAACGGGCATGCAGGCAGCGGTCATGACCTTTCATCCACATCCGAAGGAAGTTATGCGCAAAGGGGATTACGAGGGTTATTTAACTCCCTTGAGAGATAAAGAAGACATCTTGGCAGGAATGGGTGTTGATGTGCTCTATGTGGTGGAGTTCAATGAAAACTTCTCACGGCTGACGCCGCAACAATTCGTACACGACCTGTTGATTCCTCTTCAGACACGAACAGCGGTGGTTGGTTTTGACTTCCGTTTCGGTCACAAGGGTGCAGGAGATGAGCAACTTCTTCGTACATTGGGAGAAGGAGAAATGACGGTGGAAACCGTTCCTCCATTCCTGTTAAATGGTGAAAAAGTGAGCAGTTCTCTCATTCGTGGCCTGTTGAAGCGTGGGGAGATGGATGAGGCCAGTCAGTGGCTTGGCCGACCTTACAGCATCAGAGGAACCGTAATTCACGGGGAGAAGCGTGGACGAACCATTGGATTTCCGACAGCCAACCTTGAACTCACGGACCATTACGTTACACCGTCGAAGGGTGTTTACGCTGTTCGTGTGCAGCATGGAGAACAGGAACTGCATGGCGTAATGAATCTCGGTGTGAAACCTACGTTTCACGAAAGCGGGATGAAACCTACGTTTGAAGTGCACCTGCTTGATTTTGATGGACACTTGTATGACCAGGAACTAAAGGTTGAGCTCGTTCACTATATTCGTGCAGAGCGAAAGTTTGACTCCATTGATGCATTAATTAGCCAGATTCGTGAAGATGCATTGACTGCCGGCCGCCTGTTATCTTAA
- the rpsO gene encoding 30S ribosomal protein S15, whose amino-acid sequence MALTQERKQQLIDEHKTHESDTGSPEVQVAILTENIRSLTDHLRTHKKDHHSRRGLLKMVGQRRKLLAYVKNKDVKRYSALIEKLGLRR is encoded by the coding sequence ATGGCATTGACTCAAGAACGTAAACAACAACTGATCGACGAGCACAAAACTCACGAGTCCGATACAGGATCTCCAGAGGTGCAAGTTGCTATCCTTACGGAAAACATCAGAAGTTTGACAGACCACTTGCGTACGCATAAGAAAGACCACCACTCACGTCGTGGACTTTTGAAAATGGTAGGTCAACGTCGTAAGCTTTTGGCTTACGTGAAAAACAAAGATGTTAAACGTTACAGCGCACTGATCGAAAAACTCGGATTGCGTCGTTAA
- the pnp gene encoding polyribonucleotide nucleotidyltransferase: MEQRVEMQLGGRKLTLETGRLAKQANAAVKVTYGDTVVLCTVTASSEPKDLDFFPLTVNYEERLYAVGKIPGGFIKREGRPSEKAILSSRLTDRPIRPLFPEGFRNDVQVLNIVMSVDQDCEPQIAAMIGTSAALSISDVPFSGPIGGVKVGRIDGEFIINPTIAQLEVSELELVVAGTKDAIMMVEAEANELPEEVMLEAIMFGHDEIQNIIAVIEQLVQVAGKEKMAVKLRTVNAEVNSSVREFASARLVEAVKIAEKHARQDAIDVVNDDTVAHFEEKYIESPELFKDVKEVLHDIVKEEVRRLITHDKVRPDGRGLAEIRPIECDTSLLPRAHGTGLFTRGQTQALSVCTLGALGDVQILDGISLEETKRFMHHYNFPPFSVGEARPLRAPGRREIGHGALGERALSKVIPSETDFPYTIRLVSEVLESNGSSSQASICASTLAMMDAGVPIKAPVAGVAMGLIKDGDHVSILSDIQGMEDHLGDMDFKVAGTPEGVTAIQMDIKIAGINRQILSDALAQAKEGRMHILGKMNEILKTPREQLSQYAPKITTMHINPDKIRDVIGAGGKIINKIIEETGVKIDIEQDGRVFIASSNQEMNDKAKSIIEGIVREVLVGEIYVGKVKRVEKFGAFVEVLPNKEGLVHISQLSTERVAKVEDVVAIGDSITVKVTEIDPQGRINLSRKAVLTAEAPAQS; encoded by the coding sequence ATGGAACAGCGTGTTGAAATGCAGCTTGGTGGAAGAAAGCTTACGCTTGAAACCGGGCGTTTGGCCAAACAGGCTAATGCTGCAGTTAAGGTAACATACGGGGATACCGTTGTATTGTGTACCGTGACAGCATCAAGTGAGCCGAAAGATTTGGACTTTTTCCCATTAACGGTGAACTATGAAGAAAGATTGTACGCCGTAGGTAAAATCCCGGGTGGATTTATTAAACGTGAAGGCAGACCAAGTGAGAAAGCCATTCTTTCAAGCCGTCTGACAGACCGTCCAATTCGTCCATTGTTCCCGGAAGGCTTCCGGAATGATGTACAAGTTCTGAATATCGTTATGAGTGTGGACCAGGATTGCGAACCACAAATCGCTGCAATGATCGGTACATCAGCTGCACTGAGCATCTCGGATGTCCCATTCAGCGGACCAATTGGTGGCGTGAAAGTTGGACGTATCGATGGCGAGTTCATCATAAACCCAACGATTGCACAGCTTGAAGTTAGTGAGCTTGAGCTGGTTGTTGCAGGAACCAAGGATGCCATCATGATGGTAGAGGCCGAAGCAAACGAATTACCGGAAGAAGTAATGCTTGAAGCAATCATGTTTGGACATGATGAGATCCAAAATATTATTGCTGTAATCGAACAACTTGTGCAAGTTGCTGGAAAAGAAAAAATGGCTGTTAAGTTGCGTACCGTTAATGCTGAAGTAAACAGCAGTGTGCGTGAATTCGCCAGCGCTCGTCTGGTCGAAGCGGTTAAAATCGCCGAGAAGCATGCTCGTCAAGATGCAATCGATGTAGTGAATGACGATACCGTTGCTCACTTTGAAGAGAAATATATTGAAAGTCCGGAATTGTTCAAAGACGTGAAGGAAGTTCTGCACGATATCGTCAAAGAAGAAGTTCGCCGTTTGATCACGCATGATAAAGTTCGTCCGGATGGACGTGGACTTGCTGAAATTCGCCCAATTGAATGTGATACATCTCTGCTGCCACGTGCACATGGTACAGGACTGTTTACGCGCGGTCAAACGCAAGCACTTAGCGTTTGTACACTCGGTGCACTGGGTGATGTTCAGATTTTGGACGGAATCAGTCTTGAAGAAACGAAACGATTCATGCATCACTATAACTTCCCACCATTCAGCGTAGGTGAAGCTCGTCCATTGCGTGCTCCAGGCCGTCGTGAAATCGGACATGGTGCTTTGGGTGAACGTGCTCTTTCCAAAGTAATCCCTTCCGAAACGGATTTCCCATACACGATTCGTTTGGTATCTGAAGTTCTGGAATCCAACGGCTCATCATCTCAGGCTAGTATCTGTGCCAGCACTTTAGCTATGATGGATGCAGGTGTTCCAATCAAAGCTCCGGTTGCAGGTGTGGCTATGGGTCTGATCAAAGATGGTGATCATGTATCCATTCTGAGTGATATTCAGGGTATGGAAGATCACCTGGGTGACATGGACTTCAAGGTAGCAGGAACACCAGAAGGCGTAACCGCAATTCAAATGGACATAAAAATTGCTGGTATTAATCGTCAAATTTTGTCTGATGCATTGGCGCAAGCCAAAGAAGGTCGTATGCACATTTTGGGCAAAATGAACGAGATTTTGAAAACTCCACGTGAGCAATTATCACAATATGCGCCTAAAATTACAACGATGCATATCAATCCGGACAAAATCCGTGATGTGATCGGTGCAGGTGGTAAAATTATCAATAAAATCATCGAAGAAACCGGTGTTAAAATTGATATTGAACAGGATGGACGTGTCTTTATCGCTTCTTCCAACCAGGAGATGAATGATAAAGCTAAATCGATCATCGAAGGTATTGTACGTGAAGTACTAGTCGGCGAGATTTATGTCGGTAAAGTAAAACGTGTTGAGAAATTCGGTGCTTTCGTTGAAGTACTTCCGAACAAAGAAGGTCTGGTACACATTTCACAACTGTCAACAGAACGTGTTGCCAAAGTGGAAGATGTTGTAGCCATTGGTGATTCCATTACGGTAAAAGTAACGGAAATTGACCCACAAGGTCGAATCAACTTGTCCCGCAAAGCAGTTTTGACTGCTGAAGCTCCGGCTCAATCCTAG
- a CDS encoding polysaccharide deacetylase family protein, translating to MGNQSKKLAAVLAGVTAVILIGQVGSVRTYITEIRDGPGTQNAFDMFKEATGEDALLSAIRDKAAETKIAPVNARVDRVWKAIPGYNGMEIDVEATYRKALSGTLNTKIAYVYRQIEPEIQLKDLGAHPIYRGNASKPMVSFMINVAWGNEFIIPMLDTLDAEKVKATFFLDGSWLSKNVELAKEIQKRGHELSNHAYSHPNMSRLSAERAKLEISKTQDLLHKTLGVDNRWFAPPSGDFNQKTVDIASSMGLQTVLWTVDTVDWRKPSSDAVVAKIAKNTEAGTLVLMHPTAASSGALKGMIHSIRAKGLVLGTVSETLSSERVIASAVE from the coding sequence GTGGGAAACCAATCCAAAAAGCTGGCGGCTGTTCTGGCGGGTGTGACTGCGGTCATATTGATCGGACAAGTTGGCAGTGTACGTACATACATTACGGAGATCCGTGATGGGCCAGGTACGCAAAATGCTTTTGACATGTTCAAGGAAGCAACTGGAGAAGATGCGCTGTTGTCTGCGATTCGGGATAAAGCGGCTGAAACGAAAATTGCTCCGGTAAATGCCAGAGTGGATCGGGTATGGAAAGCGATTCCTGGTTATAATGGCATGGAGATTGATGTGGAAGCGACATACCGTAAGGCGCTGAGTGGAACGTTGAATACCAAAATAGCGTATGTCTACCGTCAGATTGAGCCGGAGATCCAGCTTAAGGATTTGGGTGCACATCCGATCTATCGTGGGAATGCGAGCAAACCGATGGTTTCTTTTATGATTAATGTTGCCTGGGGGAATGAATTTATTATACCGATGCTGGATACGCTCGATGCCGAGAAAGTCAAGGCCACTTTTTTTCTGGATGGAAGCTGGTTAAGCAAAAACGTTGAACTGGCCAAAGAAATTCAGAAGCGTGGGCATGAGTTGTCCAATCATGCGTATTCTCACCCTAACATGAGTCGATTGAGCGCAGAGAGGGCCAAGCTGGAAATTAGCAAAACCCAGGATCTGCTCCATAAAACACTCGGTGTGGATAATCGTTGGTTTGCCCCGCCTTCCGGTGATTTTAATCAAAAGACCGTAGACATTGCTTCATCCATGGGGCTGCAAACCGTGTTATGGACAGTGGATACTGTGGATTGGCGTAAACCAAGCTCAGATGCCGTTGTCGCTAAAATTGCGAAAAATACTGAGGCCGGTACATTAGTTTTAATGCACCCTACCGCTGCTTCTTCCGGTGCTTTAAAGGGTATGATTCATTCTATACGGGCCAAAGGTTTGGTGCTCGGAACCGTAAGTGAGACGTTGTCTTCGGAACGTGTAATTGCATCTGCGGTTGAGTGA
- a CDS encoding pitrilysin family protein, which produces MKKIQLGNGLRVVMEQIPTCRSVSFGIWVKTGSRNEQPASNGVSHFIEHMLFKGTDRYDAKAIAEQFDAIGGNVNAFTSKEYTCYYAKVLDEHLPIAVDVLSDMFFRSKMDDGELIKEKNVILEEISMYEDTPDDMVHDLMALAAYGEHPLAYPILGTEERLKAMDSSHLRAYMKEHYTIENTVISIAGNIDDSVIELMEKHFGAFDVNGVTEAVTMPAFQSGQLFHKKKTEQNHICISFPGCKIGDPLQFAMVVLNNAIGGGMSSRLFQEIREKRGLAYSVYSYHSSHADSGLFTIYAGTAPKQTKEVLDLTKEVLRDLAVNGLSEDELRKGKEQLKGSLILSLESTGSRMNRLGKNELMLGRHHTLDEMITKIEQVTMDDINAVLDLMFAEPFALAMVGASDKTIAGLRRDDFVALRSNTETAGQ; this is translated from the coding sequence ATGAAAAAAATTCAGCTGGGCAATGGCCTCAGAGTTGTCATGGAACAGATACCGACCTGCCGTTCTGTGTCTTTCGGAATATGGGTCAAGACAGGTTCACGCAATGAGCAGCCTGCGAGTAACGGAGTATCACATTTTATTGAGCACATGTTGTTCAAAGGAACGGATCGTTATGATGCGAAGGCAATTGCGGAGCAGTTCGATGCGATCGGTGGTAACGTGAATGCGTTCACTTCCAAAGAATACACATGTTATTATGCTAAAGTGTTGGATGAACATTTGCCGATTGCGGTGGATGTGTTGTCCGATATGTTTTTCCGCTCCAAAATGGATGATGGTGAATTGATCAAGGAGAAAAACGTCATTCTGGAAGAAATCTCGATGTATGAAGATACGCCAGATGATATGGTTCATGATCTGATGGCCTTGGCCGCATATGGTGAGCATCCACTCGCATACCCTATTCTGGGTACGGAAGAACGCCTCAAAGCGATGGATTCAAGCCATCTGCGTGCATATATGAAGGAGCATTACACAATTGAGAACACGGTCATTAGTATCGCGGGTAATATTGATGACAGTGTAATCGAACTGATGGAGAAGCATTTTGGTGCTTTTGATGTAAATGGAGTAACGGAAGCAGTTACGATGCCGGCATTCCAAAGCGGACAGCTCTTTCACAAAAAGAAAACGGAACAGAATCATATCTGTATCTCGTTCCCGGGCTGTAAAATCGGAGATCCGCTTCAATTCGCTATGGTTGTTCTGAATAACGCCATTGGTGGAGGCATGAGCTCCAGACTGTTCCAGGAAATTCGTGAGAAACGGGGTCTTGCGTACTCCGTGTATTCCTATCATAGCTCTCATGCGGACAGTGGACTTTTCACGATATACGCGGGTACAGCACCGAAACAGACAAAAGAAGTGCTTGACCTGACCAAAGAGGTTCTGCGCGACCTGGCTGTAAATGGCTTGTCTGAAGATGAACTTCGTAAAGGAAAAGAACAGCTGAAGGGTAGCCTGATTCTTAGCTTGGAAAGCACAGGCAGTCGTATGAATCGTCTGGGTAAAAACGAGCTGATGCTTGGAAGACATCATACGCTGGATGAGATGATCACCAAGATTGAGCAAGTGACGATGGACGATATTAACGCGGTACTTGATCTGATGTTTGCCGAGCCGTTTGCACTTGCTATGGTTGGCGCTTCAGATAAGACGATTGCTGGATTGAGAAGGGATGATTTTGTTGCATTACGTTCAAATACAGAAACTGCCGGGCAATGA
- the dut gene encoding dUTP diphosphatase, translating into MLHYVQIQKLPGNEDIKLPQKMSELASGFDVVAALQEDVVLQPGQRTLIPTGLAMAMPAGLEAQIRPRSGLAFKHGITCLNTPGTIDADYRGEVKVLLINLGQEPFTIVRGERIAQIVFQTVPAIELTEVNELSETVRGEGGFGHTGK; encoded by the coding sequence TTGTTGCATTACGTTCAAATACAGAAACTGCCGGGCAATGAAGATATTAAGTTGCCACAAAAAATGTCGGAGCTGGCATCCGGCTTTGATGTAGTAGCTGCACTTCAGGAGGACGTTGTCCTGCAACCGGGTCAGCGCACGCTGATCCCAACTGGACTTGCGATGGCAATGCCAGCTGGATTGGAAGCTCAGATCCGTCCTCGGAGCGGACTGGCTTTCAAACATGGAATTACCTGTCTCAACACGCCGGGTACTATCGATGCGGATTATCGCGGAGAAGTTAAAGTGCTGTTGATTAATCTCGGTCAAGAACCGTTCACGATTGTACGGGGAGAGCGCATCGCACAGATCGTCTTCCAGACCGTGCCTGCGATTGAATTGACGGAAGTGAATGAACTTTCGGAAACGGTACGTGGCGAAGGCGGATTCGGTCATACGGGGAAATAA
- the dpsA gene encoding dipicolinate synthase subunit DpsA, with protein sequence MLTGVRIVVLGGDARQLEVIQKCAELDATVSVVGFDKMERSIPGIEHQELEDEVFASADVLVLPVVGCDDQGKVSTSFSDTPIYLKKEHVAALPEHCIVFTGMAKPFLRELCLDNGLRLVEVLDRDDIALYNSIPTAEGAIAIAIRETDFTIHGSECIVLGIGRTGFTMAKTLQGLGANVRVGIRREEDVARATIMGWKPFMTTDLAAQTGEVDLLFNTIPTMIITAQILSRMPQKAVIIDLASAPGGCDFRYADKRGIKALLAPGLPGIVAPKTAGGIIADALIRLLLEEQNAREVKS encoded by the coding sequence ATGCTGACCGGAGTCCGGATTGTAGTCCTGGGCGGAGATGCGCGGCAGCTTGAAGTCATTCAAAAGTGCGCTGAGCTGGATGCAACGGTAAGTGTAGTGGGTTTCGATAAAATGGAGCGTTCCATTCCGGGTATCGAACACCAGGAACTGGAGGACGAAGTGTTTGCTTCGGCAGATGTACTGGTACTGCCTGTCGTCGGTTGCGATGATCAGGGAAAAGTAAGCACTTCGTTCAGTGACACGCCGATCTATTTGAAAAAGGAACATGTTGCAGCATTGCCGGAGCATTGCATTGTGTTCACAGGTATGGCGAAGCCGTTCCTGCGTGAACTTTGTCTAGATAACGGGCTGAGACTTGTTGAAGTACTTGATCGTGATGATATTGCACTTTACAACTCTATTCCAACAGCTGAGGGAGCCATCGCCATAGCTATTCGGGAGACGGACTTCACAATCCATGGTTCGGAATGCATCGTGCTTGGCATCGGTCGAACAGGGTTCACAATGGCCAAAACACTGCAGGGACTTGGGGCAAATGTACGGGTAGGGATCAGGCGGGAAGAGGATGTTGCTCGCGCGACTATAATGGGCTGGAAGCCTTTCATGACAACGGATTTGGCCGCTCAAACCGGGGAAGTTGACTTGCTTTTTAATACGATACCGACTATGATAATCACAGCACAAATCCTGTCCAGAATGCCGCAAAAGGCTGTCATTATCGACCTCGCATCCGCTCCTGGCGGCTGTGATTTCAGGTATGCCGACAAACGCGGTATCAAAGCGCTACTTGCGCCTGGCCTCCCCGGCATTGTTGCTCCAAAAACGGCTGGCGGCATTATTGCCGACGCGTTGATCCGTTTGCTTTTGGAAGAACAGAACGCACGGGAGGTTAAATCATGA
- a CDS encoding dipicolinate synthase subunit B has translation MNWQGKTVGYAITGSHCTFEEVMPVISRFVAEGANVIPIISNSVLTTDTRFGTAQNWQKQLKDITGNDIISTIVEAEPLGPSKLLDVLVIAPCTGNTTSKLANAMTDSPVLMAAKAQMRNQRPLVLAISTNDGLGLNAANIAKLLVAKYLYFVPFGQDDPVKKPNSLVAKMELIPEACWSALEGKQLQPMIVERSSQV, from the coding sequence ATGAACTGGCAGGGAAAAACGGTAGGTTATGCAATTACGGGTTCTCATTGTACGTTTGAAGAGGTTATGCCGGTAATTAGCCGCTTCGTGGCTGAAGGCGCCAACGTCATTCCGATTATTTCCAATTCGGTGCTGACGACGGATACACGCTTCGGTACGGCGCAAAATTGGCAAAAACAGTTGAAAGATATAACAGGTAATGATATCATTTCTACAATTGTTGAAGCGGAGCCATTAGGGCCTTCCAAGCTGCTTGATGTGCTGGTTATTGCTCCATGCACAGGGAATACCACAAGCAAGCTGGCTAATGCGATGACCGACAGTCCAGTGTTGATGGCAGCCAAAGCGCAGATGCGCAATCAGCGTCCGCTCGTGCTCGCCATTTCCACGAATGACGGTCTGGGCTTGAATGCTGCGAATATCGCAAAATTGCTCGTGGCCAAATATTTGTATTTTGTGCCATTCGGGCAAGACGATCCAGTGAAAAAACCAAACTCGTTAGTCGCCAAAATGGAACTGATTCCAGAGGCTTGCTGGAGTGCGCTTGAGGGCAAACAGCTTCAGCCGATGATTGTGGAGCGTTCTTCACAGGTTTGA
- the dapG gene encoding aspartate kinase, with translation MRIMVQKFGGTSLSTVQAREHVLRHVKRELEAGLSLVIVVSAMGRRGEPYATDTLLDWAAQNGNALSAREKDLLLCCGEIISATTLSSLLEHEGIPTTVLTGAQAGFVTDDNFGNARILDVRPVRVLEQLQLGRVVIVTGFQGQTENGDFTTLGRGGSDTSATALGAALRAEMVDIYTDVNGILTADPRIVEDARPLTVVSYAEICNMAHHGAKVIHPRAVEIAMQSQIPVRVRSTFADTEGTLVTHPEGFQDVQTGIVDRYVTGIAYVSNVTQITVDVPGGADRLQLKVFKTMAENSISVDFINVTPSGVVYTVFDSDSEKAIHVLQEIGLKPQSLSGCAKVSVIGGGINGVPGIMARIVESLTLADIQILQSADSNTTIWVLVKKEDMVQALRALHASFELHL, from the coding sequence ATGCGTATCATGGTACAGAAGTTCGGAGGCACTTCTCTCTCCACTGTTCAGGCGAGAGAGCATGTGCTCCGTCACGTTAAACGTGAACTTGAGGCAGGATTGAGTCTGGTCATCGTGGTGTCTGCGATGGGGCGCCGCGGCGAGCCATATGCGACCGATACGTTGCTGGACTGGGCTGCACAGAACGGAAACGCACTATCCGCACGCGAAAAGGATTTACTGCTGTGCTGTGGTGAAATCATATCTGCGACGACTTTGAGCAGTTTGCTCGAACATGAAGGCATTCCAACTACAGTGCTGACCGGTGCACAAGCAGGTTTTGTGACGGACGACAATTTCGGGAATGCCCGGATATTGGATGTCCGTCCTGTTCGTGTGTTGGAGCAGCTTCAGCTTGGCCGGGTCGTTATTGTAACCGGATTCCAAGGTCAGACGGAGAACGGAGACTTCACGACACTGGGTCGTGGGGGAAGTGATACGTCTGCAACAGCTCTCGGTGCAGCATTACGTGCCGAAATGGTGGATATCTACACAGATGTGAACGGGATTCTCACGGCCGATCCACGGATTGTTGAGGATGCGCGTCCACTGACTGTTGTGAGCTATGCAGAGATCTGTAACATGGCCCACCACGGGGCCAAGGTAATCCATCCACGTGCGGTCGAGATTGCGATGCAATCCCAGATACCTGTACGGGTAAGATCTACTTTTGCAGACACGGAAGGAACGCTGGTTACGCATCCGGAAGGATTCCAGGATGTGCAGACAGGCATTGTTGACCGTTATGTAACAGGTATCGCCTATGTGAGCAATGTAACGCAAATTACGGTGGATGTACCTGGTGGTGCAGATCGATTGCAACTAAAAGTATTCAAAACCATGGCCGAGAATTCAATCAGCGTTGATTTTATTAATGTTACCCCCTCGGGAGTTGTCTATACAGTTTTTGACAGTGATTCCGAGAAAGCCATACATGTATTACAGGAGATAGGTCTCAAGCCACAAAGCCTGTCCGGTTGTGCCAAAGTTTCCGTCATTGGCGGAGGCATTAATGGTGTACCTGGAATTATGGCTCGCATCGTCGAGTCCTTGACACTGGCAGACATTCAGATCCTGCAATCGGCAGATTCGAATACAACGATCTGGGTACTCGTAAAAAAAGAAGATATGGTTCAGGCCCTGAGGGCACTTCACGCCTCATTCGAACTTCATTTGTAA
- the dapA gene encoding 4-hydroxy-tetrahydrodipicolinate synthase, translating into MDFGRLITAMVTPFNEQGEIHWEETARLIDYLIVDQKSETLVVSGTTGESPTLSDTEKVQLFEFAVKHAAGRCKIIAGTGSNNTAHSIHLTQEAERAGVDGILLVVPYYNKPSQEGLFKHFEAIAGSTKLPVMLYNVPGRTVTSLSAATTLRLAQIPNIVATKECASMEQVTLIAASAPEHFRVYSGDDASGLPAIAVGAHGIVSVASHVVGAEMKKMIDAFYGGAPVQAAQIHQQLFPVFKGLFECPQPLPNPVAVKYALTLRGLNVGSVRLPLIPPTEEEQVYIKGLLNL; encoded by the coding sequence TTGGACTTTGGAAGATTGATTACAGCAATGGTCACTCCGTTCAATGAACAAGGAGAGATTCATTGGGAGGAAACGGCACGTCTAATCGACTATTTGATTGTAGATCAAAAGTCGGAGACGCTCGTGGTTTCCGGAACAACAGGGGAGTCTCCAACACTTAGTGATACTGAGAAAGTTCAATTATTCGAATTTGCAGTGAAACATGCGGCCGGTCGGTGCAAAATTATAGCCGGTACGGGAAGCAACAACACGGCACATTCCATCCATTTGACACAGGAAGCTGAACGTGCCGGAGTGGATGGCATATTGCTGGTTGTTCCGTATTACAACAAACCGAGTCAAGAAGGTCTCTTCAAACATTTTGAGGCCATTGCGGGCTCAACCAAGCTGCCTGTTATGCTCTACAACGTGCCTGGGCGTACAGTAACCAGCCTGTCAGCCGCTACAACACTTCGTCTGGCCCAGATTCCTAACATCGTAGCTACGAAGGAATGTGCGTCTATGGAGCAGGTTACGCTGATTGCAGCAAGTGCTCCGGAGCACTTTAGAGTGTATTCCGGTGATGATGCTTCAGGCTTGCCAGCGATTGCAGTTGGTGCCCATGGGATCGTCAGCGTGGCGAGTCATGTCGTAGGGGCAGAAATGAAGAAAATGATCGATGCCTTCTATGGCGGCGCGCCTGTTCAAGCTGCTCAGATTCATCAGCAGCTGTTCCCGGTGTTTAAAGGTCTGTTTGAGTGTCCACAACCTCTACCAAACCCGGTTGCGGTGAAATATGCGCTGACATTGCGTGGTTTGAACGTTGGATCTGTACGCTTGCCCCTTATTCCGCCAACGGAAGAGGAGCAGGTCTATATCAAAGGTCTGCTTAATTTGTAA